The genomic DNA TGCCCGCGCCCGCGCGATGGACCTGAAGGTGATGGCGCCCGGGCCCGACCTCGGCGCGCTCGCGACCCATCAGCACTGGGAGGCGATGTACGACGCCGTCGCCGCGCTGGTGCGGGAGCATCGCACAACCCTCGTCTTCACCCTGAGCCGGCGCTGGGCGGAACGGATCGCGCTCAATCTGCAAAAGCGCCTCGGCAACGACGCCGTGCTGGCCCATCATGGGAGCCTCGCGCGCGCCGAGCGTCTGGCGGCGGAACAGCGGCTCAAACGCGGAGAACTGCGCGCGCTGGTCGCGACCGCGTCGCTCGAACTCGGGATCGACGTCGGCGCGGTCGAACTGGTCTGCCAGATCGATACGCCCAAGAGCATCTCGGCCGCGATCCAGCGCATCGGTCGTTCCGGCCATCGGCTCGACGCGACGCCAAAGGGGCGGTTCTTCGCGCTCACGCTAGACGACTTGCTCGAGTGCGCGGCGGCGGTGCGGGCTATCCGCCACAGCCGGCTCGACGAGGTCGAGATTCCGACCGGATGCCTCGACGTCGCGGCGCAGCAGATCGTCGCGATCGCCGCTGAGGACGAGGAAATCGGCGAGGCCGACTTGCTGCGGCTGCTGCGCGGCGCGTACAACTTTCCGAATCTCGACCGCGCCGCCCTGATTCATTTGCTCGAACAGATGGCAACCGAGCTGCCGGCGCGGATCCGGGGCGCGGCGCCGAAGATATTTTACGATCGCATCGGCGCCCGCGTGCGCGCGCGCCGCGGCGCACGGATGGCCGCAATCACGTCGGGCGGCACGATTCCCGAAAGCGGCAATCTCGACGTCGTGATCGAGTCCCAGGGGCGCAAGATCGGCGACGTCGAAGAGGACTTCGCCCAGGAATCCTCGCGCGGCGATATTTTTGCGCTGGGCTCGATGCCATGGCGGGTGCTGGGAATCTCGCGCAACCGCTTCCTGGTCGAACCGGCGCCGGGGATGGCACCGTCGCTGCCGTTCTGGGAGACCGAGGCGGCGGGCCGCTCGCCTGCGCTCTCGGCCGAGGTCTCGGCGCTGCGCGGCGAAATCTCCGCGCGTCTCGGGCGTGACGGCGGCGAGGTCCGAGCCGCCGAACTCCTTGCCGGGGAATGCGCGATGGACGAACGCGCGGCGCGCCAGGCGATCGACTACGTGCGCCGCGGCGAGAGCGCTCTCGGCGCGATTCCCGACGAACGCACGATCGTGGTCGAGCGCTTCTTCGACGGCCTCGGCGGCACGCAGGTCGTAATTCATTCGCCGCTCGGGATGCGGGTTAACCGCGGCCTGGGGCTCGCGATCCGCAAACGCCTCTGCCAGTCGTTCGACTTCGAGATCCAGGCCTCGGCGATCGACGACGCGGTGCTGCTCGCGCTCAACGCGCGCCACAGCTTTCCCCTCGAATCGCTGATGGCGATGCTTTCGCCGCGCACGGTGCGCCACGTGCTCGAGCAGGCGCTGCTCGCCGCACCGATGTTCGAAGTCAGAATGCGCCACGTCGCGACGCGGGCGCTCGCGGTGATGCGCTCGGCGCGCGGCCGCAGGGTGCCGGCATGGATTCAACGCCTGCGCGCGCAGGAAATCGCCGCGGCGATCTTTCCCGGACGCGAGGCATGCCTGGAAAACCGCCCACCCGACGTAGAATTGCCCGATCATTTCATCACCGCCGAGACGATGCACGAGTGTCTGACCGAATCGACCGACATCGCCCGCATCGAGGATCTCCTGCGCGCGATCGAGCAGGGCAGGACGCGGGTGGTCGCGGTTGATGCGATCGCACCGTCGGTTTTCGCCCATCGCGTCCTGCTCGCGTGGGACTACTCGTTCCTCGACGACGGCGAGCGCGCCAACCGCCGCAGCCGCACGGTCTCGCTCAATCGTGCGATGGCCGAGGACGTGCTGCGCACCGAGGACCTTTCCGCGATGCTCGCCGCGGACGCGGTCGAGAGCGTCGAGGCCGAGGTCGGCGGGCGGGCGATGGCGCGCCGCGCACGCGACCGCGACGAGCTTTACGAATTGATCCGAGCGCACGGAGCGCTTGCGCCCGCGGCGCTCGACGAGTGTGTGGCAGGCGACGCGAGTGCGATGCTCTCGGCGCTCGAGCGCGAGGGACGCGTGATCCGCACGCGCTTCTCAGCGGGAGCACCTGAGATGCTGGTCGCCGGCGAGGACGCTTCGATCTTCGCCGCAGCATATCCGGAAGCGATTTTTGAACGGCACGCGGCCGCGCCGCCGGCCGCGGCGGAATCAATCGCGCCCGCTCTAGAAACCGACGAGGCGGAACGAGAGATCGTCCGGCGCGCGATGGCGACGTCGGGGCCGGTCGAAATCGCCGAGCTCGCAGATCGGGTCAGACTGACTCCCGCGGCGCTCGAGAAGCATCTGCTCGCGCTCGAGGCGAAGGGACTGATTTTTCGCGGTCATTTCACACCGCGCCGTGCGGCGCTCGGGGGCATGGGCGAACGCACGCCAAGGGGTGGGGCGTCCGCGAGCCCCGAGCAATGGTGCGATCGCTATAACCTCGAGAAAATCCATCGCCTGACGCTTAACCGTCTCCGTTCCGAGGTTGAGCCCGCCGCCGATCATGAGTATGCGGCGTTTAGGTTGCGCTGGAACCACGTCGGAGGAACCGGAATTGACGCCGATCAGTCCGGGGTCGCCGCAGTGCTGGAGCAGCTCTCGGGCATTGCGCTCAGCCCCGAACTGTGGGAGCGCGCCATTTTGCCGGCGCGAATTCGCGGTTATCGCTCCGAATGGCTCGACCTGCTCTGCCTCGGCGGCGAGGTCGTGTGGGCGGCGATGCCGGGCGAGGATGGCGGCGACCAGGTGCCCGCGCGAATCACCTTTCTGCTGCGTCGCCGTGCGGGCACGGCGAGGCACGAGGGGGCGAGTTCGGCGGCGGCTTTAGCCGCCGCCGAACTCGCCGATCCCGACGAGCAGCGCGTCTTCCTCGCGCTTGCCGCGGGCGGCGCGCAATATCTCGACCAGCTCGCCGAGCGCGCGGGCCTGGCCGAACGGACGGCGCTCGCCGCTCTCTGGCGGCTCGCGGCCGCCGGCCGCGTCTCGAACGACAGCTTCGCGCCGCTGCGCCTGCTCTGGTCGGCGCCCGAGGCGGTGCGGGCGATGGCTCCGGGAGCCCATCGGCGCGCTCGCCACGACGCGGCGCTGCGCGCGCGTCTGCGCTCGAGCGTGACCGGCCGCTGGTCCCCGCTGGGCGCCGGCGCCGCCGCTCAGGCGGCGGTGGCGGCGCCCAGCGGGGCGGTATTTGATCCGGCGATGCCCGGCGTTGTGGCGGCGCCAGACGGCCGCGGCTCCCGCTCTGGCGCGCGCACCGAGGCGCGGGCGCGCGAGCGGGCACCGGAACGCATACCTGGGCGCTACGCGGCGCGCGAGCGCGCCGAACTCCTGCTCAAGCGCAACGGAATCGTGACGCGCGAGATGCTCGGAATGGAAAACGAGCCGATGACGTGGCAGGAGATCTCGTTTGCGCTCCGCAGGATGGAGTATGCGGGCGTGATTCGCCGCGGCTATTTCGTCCGCGCGCTTGCGGGCGAGCAATACGCCTTGCCCGCGGCGCTCGAGATGCTCGCGGCCGCTCGCAATCCGGCCACGGCGCGAGAGCGTCCGGTGGCGCTTAGCGCCGCCGATCCGGCAAACCCCTTTGGCGCGGTCCTGCCCGGATGCGGAGTTGCGCGGGACGCGAGCAATTTCGTCGTGCTGAGGGGAGGTCGTGTGATGCTCGGCTATACGGGCCGAGCATTGGTCACCAGCGACGGGCTCGACGACGAGCCTTTCTCAGCGGCGGTGGCGGCGCTTATCGAGTTGGTGCGCAAAGTGACGGTCGAGACGATCGACGGCGCGCCGGCGCTCGCCTCGGCGCGGGTCGGCGCGATGGCCGCGATGGGGTTCCACTCGGACGGCCGCGCCCTTGTTTATGACGGATTGCCCGGCCCCGCGCCTTCGCGCGCATCGATTGGCCGCCAGGCAAAGTAAGCCGGCTTTTTTGATGGAAGCGACGGACCTGCAGGCATTGCAGCAGCTTATCGATCGCAGCGCCGCGTCGGCCGGACCTGCCGCGGCCGATTCGCTTGCCTATCCCGCGCGCCAGATGGGCGCGGCGGAGTTCGTGGAGTTCTGGCAGAGCGTTCGGCTGGTCGCGATGGCCACGACGGGCGAGGGGGGCGGACCGCATATTGCGCCGGTTCACGGGCGGCTCGACGGCACCCGGTTGCGGCTGGTGATCTATGACAACACGCTGCGCCGGCGCGATATCGCAGCCAATCCACGCGTTGCATTCACTACCTGGCGCGCCGACGGCGCGGCGGCGATCGTTTACGGCGTCGCGCGCGAGGTGGAAGGCAGCCTGCGCCCCGCGCGCGCCTCGCTGAGCGGAAAGCCGCGCCAGGTGATCGAACTCGAGGTCAGGCTGACGCGCGTCTATGCGATGCGCCCGCCTGACCGCTCCACTTGACCCGCCCTGCTCGCGGACGGGAAGAAGCTTGCATTAACGTCCTGCCTGCGGCTGAGATCGTCCCCATGAAAAAGACGCTACTGCTCTACGGCGTGCTGGTTTTCGCGGGCGGCCTGATCGGCGGCGCCCTGACTGATGCAGTTTGCAGATCGCGGCCCGTAAGGGCAGCACCGGCAGCGCCACAGGGTGACAACAAGAGCGCCGGCGCGGCCGCGCCGCCAGTCATAACGGCGGCGGGCTTCGTGCTGGTCGATGCGGCCGGCAAACCGCGCGTGAAATTCGACGTCGCCGACGACGGTCAGGCGGGCTTCTCGATGTACGACCGCAACAATCATCCCCGCGCGCAGATCGTTATCGACAACCAGGGAGCGCCGAGCGTTCGTCTCTACGATACCTACAACAAGCTCAGAATTTCGATCGAAGTCAGCAGCGACGGCATTCCGGCCATGCGCCTGATGGACAACGGCGGTCACTCGCGCGAACTGCTCGGGGTGGATGCCGAAGGCGACGGAGGGCTCGACTTTTACTCGCGCGACGGCACCGTGCTGCGCGAATTGCCCTAGCCGGCGTCCGGGCGCCGTACCTTGGCGAAGATCGAAGCGTCACGCTATCCTGACTTGACCACAAAGCTGCGTTGCGCGCCGTTTATGGCGTGCGACGCGCGGACTCTTCGGAAAGGATTGGGCCCGCGGAAAGGATTCGGTCTGAAAAAATGGGAAAAAATACTTTCGGCGCGCGGCGCGCGCTTAACGTCGGCGGTCGCAAGTACACGATCTTCAGCCTCGCGGCGCTGGAGAGGCGCGGTTTTGCGCTTGCGCGCCTGCCGTATTCGATCAAGGTGATGCTCGAGAACGTGCTCCGCCGCGAAGACGGCGTGGTGGTGACGGCCGACCAGGTCGAGGCAGTCGGCAAGTGGCAGCCGCAGCCGGGCGAACGCGAGTTCTCCTTCATGCCGGCGCGCGTGCTGCTGCAGGATTTCACCGGCGTGCCCGTGGTTGCGGACATGGCCGCGATGCGCGACGCGATCAAGCGTCTCGGCGGAGATCCCTCGCGAATCAACCCGATCCAGCCCGCCGATCTGGTGATCGACCATTCCGTGCAGGTCGACAGCTTTGGCACTTCGAGATCGTTCGCGATCAACGCCGAGATGGAGTCCGAGCGCAACCGCGAACGCTACCTTTTTCTGCGCTGGGGCCAGGGCGCGTTCAACAGCTTCCGCGTGGTGCCGCCCGACACCGGAATCGTGCATCAGGTCAATCTCGAGTATCTCGCGCCGGTGGTTTTCACCTCGGCCGACGGCCAGGTCTATTCGGACACGCTGCTCGGCACCGATTCGCACACCACGATGGTTAACGGTCTCGGGGTGGTCGGATGGGGCGTCGGCGGAATCGAGGCCGAGGCGGCGATGCTCGGGCAGTCGATCCCGATGCTCATTCCGGAGGTGATCGGTTTCAGGTTTACCGGCGCGATGCGTGCGGGCGCGACGGCGACCGACCTGGTGCTCACGGTCACGCAGATGCTGCGCAAGCGCGGCGTGGTCAACAAGTTCGTCGAGTACTTCGGCGGCGGACTGGGGAGCCTGAGCGTCGCCGACCGTGCAACGCTCGGCAACATGTCGCCCGAGTATGGCGCGACGATCGGCTTTTTCCCGGTTGACGATCAGACGCTCGATTACCTGCGCCTTTCGGGGCGCGCAGAATCGCAGGTGCGGTTGATCGAGGCCTACTGCAAGGAGCAGGGGCTGTTCCGCACCGCGGACTCGCCGGATCCGACTTTTACCGACACGCTGGAGCTCGACCTGGGCACGGTCGAGCCGAGCATCGCCGGGCCGCGCCGCCCGCAGGACCGGGTGCGGCTGCGCGCGGCGAAGGGCGAATTCCGCCGCGAGCTCGCCAAGGAAGTCGGCAATCACAGCGGCGTCGATCCGACCGTCGTCGCGCGCTGGATAAACGAGGGTGGCGCGCCCGCAGTGGCGCCGCATCAGGCGATACCGCCCACGGAGCTCGGGCCGCTCGCGCATCGCGTCGCCGTGACGGGCGAGGGCGGCGAACGCTTCGATCTCACGCAGGGCGCGGTGGTAATCGCCGCGATCACGAGCTGCACCAACACTTCGAATCCGTCGGTGATGCTGGGTGCGGGGCTGCTCGCGAAAAAGGCGGTCGAGCGCGGACTCGGCGTCAAGCCGTGGGTCAAGACCAGCCTCGCGCCGGGATCGAAGGTGGTTACCGACTATTTGAAGCGCGCCGGGCTTCTCGCATATTTGGAGCGCCTGCGCTTCAACCTGGTCGGCTATGGCTGCACGACCTGTATCGGCAACAGCGGCCCGATGCCCGAGGCGATCGCGGCCGCGGTCAAGCAGGGCGACCTGGTCGCCTGCGCGGTACTGAGCGGCAACCGCAACTTCGAGGGCCGCATCAACCCGGTCGTGCGCTTCAACTATCTCGCCTCGCCGCCGCTGGTGGTCGCCTACGCGATCGCGGGTACGATGGATTTCGATCCCAACCGGGATTCGCTCGGCAACGACCCCGAGGGCAATCCGGTTTACCTGCGCGACATCTGGCCCTCGACCAGCGAGCTTGCCGCGGCGGTTGCCGGTTCGATCGACTCCGCGATGTTTCGCAAGGAGTACGGGCAGGTGTTCGACGGCGACGAGCGCTGGCGCGGGCTCAAGGTGCCCGAGGGCAACCTGTTCCGCTGGGAGAAGGATTCGCTTTACGTCAAGGCGCCTCCGTTCTTCGACGGCATCGGCGCGACGCCTGCGCCCGTCTCCGACATCAAGGATGCGCGGGTACTCGCGATGCTCGCCGACAGCGTGACGACCGATCATATCTCGCCCGCCGGCTCGATCGGGGCCGACACGCCGGCCGGTAAGTACCTGGTCGCCAATGGATGCCAGCCGCGCGATTTCAACTCTTACGGCGCGCGCCGCGGCAATCATGAGGTCATGGTGCGCGGGACATTTGCCAACATCCGCCTGCGCAACGAACTGGTGCCCGGGCTCGAAGGCGGCTTCACCGTCCATCTGCCCGACGGCGAGCGCACGACGATCTTCGAAGCCTCCGAGCGCTACCGCGCCGACGGCGTCCCGCTAATCGTAATCGCGGGCAAGGAGTACGGCTCCGGAAGCTCGCGCGACTGGGCCGCCAAGGGCACGCTGCTGCTCGGCGTGCGCGCGGTCATCGCGGAAAGCTTCGAGCGGATCCATCGCAGCAACCTGGTCGGGATGGGCGTGCTGCCGCTGGAATTTACCGGCGGAGAGACGCGCCAGAGCCTGGAGCTCAGCGGACGCGAGAGCTATTCGATCGAAGGGCTGGCGGCGGGCGTTACGCGGCGGCAGAGGCTCAAAGTCCGCGTCAGCGACGGCGGCCGCACGCGCGAGTTCGAGGTCTTGGCGCGGATCGACACGCCCGAAGAGGTCGAGTACGTCCGCCACGGCGGCATCCTGCCGTACGTGCTGCGGGAACTGCTGCATGCGTGAGCGGAACTCGGGCAGGACTCTCGCGTGCGCATGAGGCCGCGCGTGAAGAGTCCCGGGCGAGCATCCGGCCCGGGCGCGCCGCTCATTCATAGCGGAGAGCGTCGATCGGATTGAGCAGCGAGGCCTGACGCGCGGGATAGTAGCCGAAAAATATTCCGACCGCGGCGGAGAAGACGAAGCTGCCGATGATCGCCGCCGGCGAGAGCAGCGTCGGCCATCCGGCGAACGCCGAAATCGCCTGCGACGCTCCGACCCCGGCCAGGATTCCGCCCGCCCCGCCGACCATCCCGAGCAGGATCGCCTCGACCAGGAACTGGAGCAGGATGTGCACGCGGCGCGCGCCGATCGCCATCCGGATGCCGATTTCACGCGTGCGCTCGGTCACCGACACCAGCAGGATGTTCATAATCCCGATACCGCCGACCAGCAGCGAAATCGAGGCCACGGTGGCGAGCAGCAGCGCCATGATCCGGCTGCTGCCTTCGGCAGCCTCGACCACCGCGCTCAGGTTGTGCACGTCGAAATCGTTGTCCTTGCCGGGCTGGATATGATGGCGGGTGTGCAGCGTCTCGGAAATCTGGTCGATCGCCTCCGGAATGAGCGCCTGGCTTTTGACCTCGACGAAGATCAGATGCACCACCCCCGCAAGTTTTGGCGGGCTGCCGAACGGACTCATCTGGTTCGCGTCGGAACTGTAAATAGAACTCGCGGTCGGCACCGCTGCATAGGGATTCACCACGGTAGGCGTTGCCGCGCCCGAAGGGACGGCCGGCGGCGCGGCGACGCCGAGGACCTTGCGCTCGGCCGTGCTGAACGGAATCAACACCACGTCATCCTGGTCCTGGCCCCATCCTGACTGGCCCTTGCCTTCGAGCACGCCGATCACCTGCATGTCGACGCCCTTGACCCGCACGATCGCGCCGACGGGGTCGCTGTGCTCGCCAAAAAGGTTGCGCACCACGGTCTGTCCCAGCAGGCACACGCGGGCGCCCGTGCGTTCGTCGTCTTCCTCGAGCGGCCGCCCCTCGGCCACCGTCCAGTTGCGGATCGGCAGATAGCTCGGCGTCACGCCCTGGATATTGGTGCTCCAGTTCTGATGGTTGTACTCGACCTGGGCAATCTGCCGGTCGAGATAGCTGATGCGGGCGACCGGCCAATCATCCTTGATGAGCGCCTCGGCGTCGCCCACGGTCAGCGTCGAGACGCTGCCGCCGCCGGCGCGGACGCCGTTGGAGGTGGTGGTGCCGGGCGTCACGATCAGCAGATTGCTTCCGAGGCTTGCGATCTGCGTCTCGACCGCCTCGTTGGCGCCTTGGCCAACCGCGACCATCGCAATCAGCGCGGCGACGCCAATGAAGATTCCGAGCATGGTGAGCGCGGAGCGCAGCTTGTTGCGCGCGAGCGCCCGGGCGGCGGCCCTGAGCGCCATCAGCACGAAGGTAAGCGGCGCGGCGTCAGACTCCGGGACAGCGCGATGGGCGAGCGGCGCGGACTTCTCCGCTTCGGCCATCAAAGCGGGCGCCGCGGCTTCGGCCGGGGCCGCCGGCGCCGCCTGCTGCGGCGTCTGCCGATGGTCTGAGATGATGAGCCCGTCGCGCAACATCACGACGCGGGCCGCAAATGCGGCAAGCTCGGCGTCGTGCGTCACCAGCACGATGGTCAGGCCCTGGCGGTTGAGCTTTTGCAGCGTCGCCATGATTTCGAGCGAGGTCCGCGAGTCGAGGTTTCCGGTCGGCTCGTCGGCCATCAGAATCGCCGGGTTGTTGATGAGCGCGCGCGCGATCGCGACGCGCTGCTGCTGGCCGCCGGAGAGCTGATTGGGATGGCTCTGCTCGCGCCCGGCAAGGCCCAGCAGCGCAAGGACCTCGCGGGCGCGCATCGCGCCGTGCGCCGGGTCGCCCGAGTAAAAGAGCGGCAGCTCGACGTTCTCGAGCGCGCTCGTGCGCGAAAGCAGATTGAAGCTCTGGAAGACGAAGCCGATCCGCCGGCTGCGGATGCGTGCGAGATCCGGTTCGCTGAGCGAGGCGACGTCCACGCCTTCGAGCAGGTAGCGTCCGGAAGTCGGCCGGTCGAGGCATCCGATGATGTTCATCAGGGTGGACTTGCCCGAGCCCGACGCGCCCATGACCGCCACGAATTCGCCGCGCTCGATCTCCAGGCTGATGCCGCAGAGCGCACGCACCTCGAGGTCGCCGAGCTGGTAGGTTCGATGAAGATCCGAAACGCTTATGACGACGTCAGCCATCGGTGTCGCGAGCAGGGACGGGCGAGTTTCAGCCGAAGAGACCGCACGGACTAGAAATGATGCATCCCTCCGCCCATCTGCGGCCGTGCCAGCCGCGGCTTTTTGCTATCGCCGGCGCCCGCCATCTCGTCGATGACCACCCGATCGCCGGGTTTGAGATCGCCGCTTAGGATTTCGACCGAAGTGCCGTCGTCGATGCCTCTGGCAACGCGGATTTGCCGAATCGTCTTACCGTTGAGGATCCAGAGCTCTGCTTTATGATCATCGTGACGATGCTCCTCTCTCGCGCCTTTGCCGGAGCCGCCGTTAGGCGAAAAGCGGAGAGCCTGCAGCGGCACTATGAGCACGTTTTGCTCCTCGGCCGTGATGATCTTCGCGTTGGCGGTCATCCCGGGCTTCAGCAAAAGTTCGGGGTTGGCGACGCCCAGCACGACGTCGTAAGTGACAACGTTTTGCACGGTCACCGGCGCCTGGCGCACCTGCGTGACAGTCGCGGGAAACGGATGATGGGGAAAGGCGTCAACCGTGAACTCGGCGCTCTGGCCGAGGCGTACCGGGCCGACGTCGGACTCACTGACGCTCGCGTCAACCTGCATCCGGGTAAGATCCTGCGCGATCAGGAAGAGCGTCGGGGTCTGAAAACTTGCGGCGACGGTCTGGCCGACGTCGACGTTGCGGGAAACCACCGTGCCGTCCACCGGCGAGATGATATCGGTATAGCCCAGGTTGACCTGGGCGGCGTGGAGTGAGGCTTCCTGCTGGCGGATACTGGCGCGATCGAGCTCGACCTGCGCCGCAGCCTGCTCGGCGGCGCTGCGGGCGCTATCGAGAGCGTCCTGCGTTACCACGTTATCCTTCATCAGCGCCTGGTTGCGCTCGTAGGTCAGTTGCTCGTACCTGAGGTTCGCCTGATCCTTCTTCAACTGCGCCCGTGCGTTGGCCAGACTGGCGCTCGCCTGCTCGACCGTGACCTGGTAGGGCCGTGGGTCGATCTTGGCGCAAACCTGCCCTTTTTTTACCTCGGTATTGAAGTCGCAGTAGATCTTTACGATGGGGCCCGATACGTAGGTGCCGACCTGCACGGTCACCACCGGGTTGACCGTGCCGGTTGCGGTGACCGCGCGCACCAAGTCACCGCGCTCGACATCAGCGGTGACGTAGCTGGCCGGTGCGGGAGCGTGCTTGAGCCATAAGAGGACGATCACGACGGCGACAATTGCCGCGATCCAACTCCAGCGCCGCAGTAGCCTCCTCAAGCTATTTTCGCTTCCGACCCTTAGACAATCAGCCCAGATTGTGCGCGCCCGCCGCCCACTTTGACAAGGCACCGCGTCGATGGCCCGTTCCCGACCGAGCCATCAACGCGGCGCGCTTGATTCTATCCGGGAAGGTACTCGCGTCTGCTACTCCGCCTGCGGCGACGGAGCAGGTCCGTCAGAGACGTCGGTGCCGCTCTGCGCGCCGAAAGCCTGCTGGAAAATCGCATGGCGCTGTTGCTCGAGCTGCTGCATCTGGCCGAGCAGCGCCGTGGACTTGGAGGTGTTGGGGGCGCTCTTGAACACGCCCTCCCAGACCTTGTACTTCTCGACCGTCAGCGCCTGTTGCGCAGCGGCGAAGGCCGAAATCTGGCTGTCGCAGGCGCCGCCGGAAGCCAGGCAGGTGAGGAGCGCCTGATGCGTGGTCTTCACGTTCTGGAAATCAGTCTTCAGGTTCGTATCGCCCTTGAAGGCCGCATGCATCGCTGAGTGGTCAATACCGGCCGCCTTCGCCAGCATAAACAGATGCGCGTCGCCGCGATGACCCCCGAATCCCTGCGCGAGCGCCGCGCTGCAGGCGATCGCGAGCATCGCGCCGATCGCCACCGCCACCCGTGAAAGCTTTGTCTTTCCAACCATTTTACCTTTACCTCGCTGTTGATGCCCGTGATCCGGGCTGCCGTCACATAAGACGAAGCCGCGCGTTTGGGGTTACAACAACCGCGCCGAGTCGCACCGGGGAGGGCCTGCTTGTTCGCCAGGATCAAAGTTTCGTGATCGCTGGTTGACGCTCTCCGGTCCATCGATATTCGTAAAAGCCGCCCTGGCGGACGCCCCCGACGAGCTTGGGTCTGAAGCAAACGATACAGGTGCCGCCCCGGTCGCGGACGCTCGGGTAGATGATTCCGTTGGAGGCCTGGTCAAGTAGCCGGCGGCCAAGCCGCTGCGAGGCCTTGTAGCTGTCGGGGTTCAAGTATCTCGAGAAGCGGCTGGCGCGAACGTCATCAAAGGTGGCGTCGAAATCCGCAAGATAAGCTGCCATCTGGACGAAGGTATCGAACCAGCCGCCGATCTCGTGCAGTTCGCGCGTGCGGTTATGGATAGCCTCCGCGTGCGCGGTTCGGAGCGCGAACGCCGCATACCAGGCGCCGCGGCTTGGGTCATTGAAACGCCCGCCGGCGGGGTGAGGATGGCAAAACGCCGCCATCACGACCGTGGCCAGCGGCCGTCCCGTGAGCCATTCGTCGCCTGGAATGGTATGCAGGACGCCCAGCTCGTTACTGATTCTGTCGTTGGTCCACGCCTCTAGCTCGAAAACCGCTTCGAGGTCCTCGGCCGACGCGACGGCGTCGAAGATTCCTACCGAAGGATAGCGGCTGGGGATCAGGCGGAAGGTCGCGCGCCTTGTGACATGGGCGAGCGGCGGCTTCAGTTCCACGCGCCGCGCCGGCCGTCGAGCAAACGCCGAACCCGGTAAAGACCGTCGATACCGCCATCGATCATCAACTCGACCGGCGGCCTGCCGCCTAACAGCGGGCTTGCGTTGCGAAGCTTGACCCATTGATCCGCAAGTTCCGCCTGGGGATAGAGGATGTGGAGTGCTTTATAGATTCCGAGGACCAGCGAAATCCTGCTCAGCATGTCGAAGGAGAGTGTGCCGATCTGGCCAGCTTTGTACTTGTGATAGGTGGAAGCGGCCGGCCATCCAAGCAGTCCGCGCTGCTGATTGACGCCGAGATTCCACGCCAGGCAGACGTTGAGAAAGCTGCGCATCGCGGGCGCGGAGAGCCGGCGGCGCACCTCCGGGTCACGGCGCTCGGGCGTCGCATCATCCAGACGTTCGCTCAGTCTTTCGGGCGCGCTCATTGGGTCGCTCTGCTTATGGATACTATAGTCCATATGTGGAGATAGCGCCAATCGGCGCAATTTCGTTAAAGAAACGCTTGTCTCGTTCCGATTGAGAGAAAGAACTGGCGTTAGTTATCGTCTGGGCGCGAGAGAGTCCCTCACTTATGAGATACTTACCGCAGTGCCG from Candidatus Binataceae bacterium includes the following:
- a CDS encoding MbcA/ParS/Xre antitoxin family protein, which encodes MSAPERLSERLDDATPERRDPEVRRRLSAPAMRSFLNVCLAWNLGVNQQRGLLGWPAASTYHKYKAGQIGTLSFDMLSRISLVLGIYKALHILYPQAELADQWVKLRNASPLLGGRPPVELMIDGGIDGLYRVRRLLDGRRGAWN